In Musa acuminata AAA Group cultivar baxijiao chromosome BXJ2-8, Cavendish_Baxijiao_AAA, whole genome shotgun sequence, one genomic interval encodes:
- the LOC103993228 gene encoding trihelix transcription factor GTL1 isoform X1, which produces MQQQQGGSQFGAPPQSETPTIAAAGAAARAHVLQPQLSELAEAASPISSRPPATAAPAAGFDELGPAMGGGFPDDEALGAGEEAERGGAPGNRWPRQETLALLKIRSDMDAAFRDATFKGPLWEEVSRKLAELGYKRTAKKCKEKFENVHKYYKRTKEGRAGRQDGKAYRFFSQLEALHGSGGGGANTTAATPLAAASPTTFSFATGTAGPPADRIQSSPITAPAPSPVAMPARVAPEFGPRGISSSAAAAAAAGGISFSSNSSSSSSSESDDEETQVAGGSREGRKRKRRGGSRSRRRMMAFFEGLMQQVMERQEAMQQRFLEAIEKREQDRMIREEAWRLQEMSRLSREQELLVQERAMAASRDTAVISYLQKISGQTIPLPATPATSIAPLPPQSSYTPPQQQQPPSKQQHHTQVTEVARHQSSSATQLVPISSEPREGVGGGGFEPPSSSRWPKAEVHALIKLRSGLDSRYQEAGPKGPLWEEISAGMRRLGYNRNAKRCKEKWENINKYFKKVKESSKNRPEDSKTCPYFHQLDALYRKKLFGSSSGSGGGGSITVGIPQQQEQEANRSPTSEEQHRQQPPAEAPGKSGNDNGNGNGGNAEAGGGPAGICAQTSNGGPPPSFFDEGMKKPEDIVKELMDQRRHQPVMGDYDKMDEPDSDNLEDDDDDDDDNDDDDDVDRKMQYKIQFQRQNVSGGGGGGNSSTTATAPGSFLAIVQ; this is translated from the exons atgcagcagcagcagggaGGGTCGCAATTCGGGGCGCCGCCGCAATCGGAGACGCCGACGATCGCGGCCGCCGGGGCCGCTGCGCGAGCTCACGTCCTCCAGCCGCAGTTGTCGGAGCTGGCGGAGGCCGCCTCCCCCATCAGCAGCCGGCCCCCGGCCACGGCAGCTCCTGCAGCCGGATTCGACGAGCTGGGCCCCGCCATGGGCGGCGGATTCCCGGACGACGAGGCCCTCGGGGCGGGCGAGGAGGCCGAGCGCGGCGGCGCGCCCGGCAACCGCTGGCCGCGGCAGGAGACGCTGGCGCTGCTGAAGATCCGCTCCGACATGGACGCCGCCTTCCGGGACGCCACCTTTAAAGGCCCGCTCTGGGAAGAGGTCTCCAG GAAGCTAGCGGAGTTGGGCTACAAGAGGACCGCAAAGAAGTGCAAGGAGAAGTTCGAGAACGTGCACAAATACTACAAGCGCACCAAGGAAGGCCGAGCTGGCCGCCAGGACGGCAAGGCCTACCGCTTCTTCAGCCAGCTCGAGGCCCTCCACGGCAGCGGCGGAGGCGGCGCCAACACGACCGCCGCAACGCCCCTTGCGGCTGCTTCGCCTACCACATTTAGTTTCGCAACGGGCACGGCGGGCCCACCGGCAGATAGAATTCAGTCGTCGCCCATCACCGCCCCGGCCCCATCACCAGTCGCCATGCCGGCTAGGGTCGCCCCCGAGTTTGGCCCACGAGGAATCTCGAgctcggccgccgccgccgccgctgcaggTGGAATCAGCTTCTCCTCaaattcttcctcttcttcgtcgTCGGAGTCGGACGATGAGGAGACCCAAGTAGCCGGCGGAAGCCGGGAAGGGCGGAAGCGGAAGCGCCGCGGGGGCTCGCGCTCTAGACGGCGGATGATGGCCTTCTTCGAGGGGCTGATGCAACAGGTGATGGAGCGGCAGGAGGCCATGCAGCAGCGTTTCCTGGAGGCGATCGAGAAAAGAGAGCAGGACCGGATGATACGAGAGGAGGCATGGCGGCTGCAGGAGATGTCGCGGCTCAGCCGGGAACAGGAGCTGCTGGTCCAAGAGCGCGCCATGGCGGCGTCCCGAGACACCGCCGTCATTTCTTATCTTCAAAAGATCAGCGGCCAGACGATCCCATTGCCCGCCACGCCGGCCACCTCCATCGCACCGCTTCCTCCACAGTCGTCGTACACTCCGcctcagcagcagcagccaccGTCGAAGCAGCAGCATCACACGCAAGTCACCGAAGTCGCGCGGCATCAGTCTTCATCGGCGACACAGTTGGTGCCGATCAGCTCAGAGCCTCGGGAGGGCGTCGGCGGCGGGGGCTTCGAGCCGCCATCGTCCTCGAGGTGGCCCAAGGCGGAGGTCCATGCTCTAATCAAGCTACGGAGCGGGCTGGATTCGAGGTACCAAGAGGCCGGGCCTAAGGGTCCCCTCTGGGAGGAGATCTCCGCGGGAATGCGGCGGCTCGGCTACAACCGGAACGCCAAGAGATGCAAGGAGAAGTGGGAGAACATCAACAAGTACTTCAAGAAGGTGAAGGAGAGCAGCAAGAATCGGCCCGAGGACTCCAAGACCTGCCCTTACTTCCACCAATTGGACGCTCTCTATCGCAAGAAACTGTTCggtagcagcagcggcagcggcggcggtggcagcaTCACCGTGGGAATTCCACAGCAGCAAGAGCAAGAAGCCAATCGCAGCCCGACGTCCGAAGAACAACACCGGCAGCAGCCTCCCGCCGAGGCCCCCGGCAAGAGCGGCAACGACAACGGTAACGGAAATGGTGGGAATGCTGAGGCCGGAGGAGGTCCCGCCGGCATCTGTGCGCAGACGAGCAACGGCGGACCTCCGCCCAGCTTCTTTGATGAAGGGATGAAGAAG CCAGAAGACATTGTGAAGGAGCTGATGGACCAAAGGCGACATCAGCCGGTGATGGGCGACTACGACAAGATGGACGAGCCCGACAGCGATAACctggaggacgacgacgacgacgacgacgacaatgacgatgacgatgacgtGGACAGAAAGATGCAGTACAAGATACAGTTCCAGCGGCAGAAcgtgagcggcggcggcggcggcggcaactcATCGACCACCGCGACTGCGCCAGGTTCCTTCTTGGCCATAGTTCAGTGA
- the LOC103993228 gene encoding trihelix transcription factor GTL1 isoform X2 yields MQQQQGGSQFGAPPQSETPTIAAAGAAARAHVLQPQLSELAEAASPISSRPPATAAPAAGFDELGPAMGGGFPDDEALGAGEEAERGGAPGNRWPRQETLALLKIRSDMDAAFRDATFKGPLWEEVSRKLAELGYKRTAKKCKEKFENVHKYYKRTKEGRAGRQDGKAYRFFSQLEALHGSGGGGANTTAATPLAAASPTTFSFATGTAGPPADRIQSSPITAPAPSPVAMPARVAPEFGPRGISSSAAAAAAAGGISFSSNSSSSSSSESDDEETQVAGGSREGRKRKRRGGSRSRRRMMAFFEGLMQQVMERQEAMQQRFLEAIEKREQDRMIREEAWRLQEMSRLSREQELLVQERAMAASRDTAVISYLQKISGQTIPLPATPATSIAPLPPQSSYTPPQQQQPPSKQQHHTQVTEVARHQSSSATQLVPISSEPREGVGGGGFEPPSSSRWPKAEVHALIKLRSGLDSRYQEAGPKGPLWEEISAGMRRLGYNRNAKRCKEKWENINKYFKKVKESSKNRPEDSKTCPYFHQLDALYRKKLFGSSSGSGGGGSITVGIPQQQEQEANRSPTSEEQHRQQPPAEAPGKSGNDNGNGNGGNAEAGGGPAGICAQTSNGGPPPSFFDEGMKKKTL; encoded by the exons atgcagcagcagcagggaGGGTCGCAATTCGGGGCGCCGCCGCAATCGGAGACGCCGACGATCGCGGCCGCCGGGGCCGCTGCGCGAGCTCACGTCCTCCAGCCGCAGTTGTCGGAGCTGGCGGAGGCCGCCTCCCCCATCAGCAGCCGGCCCCCGGCCACGGCAGCTCCTGCAGCCGGATTCGACGAGCTGGGCCCCGCCATGGGCGGCGGATTCCCGGACGACGAGGCCCTCGGGGCGGGCGAGGAGGCCGAGCGCGGCGGCGCGCCCGGCAACCGCTGGCCGCGGCAGGAGACGCTGGCGCTGCTGAAGATCCGCTCCGACATGGACGCCGCCTTCCGGGACGCCACCTTTAAAGGCCCGCTCTGGGAAGAGGTCTCCAG GAAGCTAGCGGAGTTGGGCTACAAGAGGACCGCAAAGAAGTGCAAGGAGAAGTTCGAGAACGTGCACAAATACTACAAGCGCACCAAGGAAGGCCGAGCTGGCCGCCAGGACGGCAAGGCCTACCGCTTCTTCAGCCAGCTCGAGGCCCTCCACGGCAGCGGCGGAGGCGGCGCCAACACGACCGCCGCAACGCCCCTTGCGGCTGCTTCGCCTACCACATTTAGTTTCGCAACGGGCACGGCGGGCCCACCGGCAGATAGAATTCAGTCGTCGCCCATCACCGCCCCGGCCCCATCACCAGTCGCCATGCCGGCTAGGGTCGCCCCCGAGTTTGGCCCACGAGGAATCTCGAgctcggccgccgccgccgccgctgcaggTGGAATCAGCTTCTCCTCaaattcttcctcttcttcgtcgTCGGAGTCGGACGATGAGGAGACCCAAGTAGCCGGCGGAAGCCGGGAAGGGCGGAAGCGGAAGCGCCGCGGGGGCTCGCGCTCTAGACGGCGGATGATGGCCTTCTTCGAGGGGCTGATGCAACAGGTGATGGAGCGGCAGGAGGCCATGCAGCAGCGTTTCCTGGAGGCGATCGAGAAAAGAGAGCAGGACCGGATGATACGAGAGGAGGCATGGCGGCTGCAGGAGATGTCGCGGCTCAGCCGGGAACAGGAGCTGCTGGTCCAAGAGCGCGCCATGGCGGCGTCCCGAGACACCGCCGTCATTTCTTATCTTCAAAAGATCAGCGGCCAGACGATCCCATTGCCCGCCACGCCGGCCACCTCCATCGCACCGCTTCCTCCACAGTCGTCGTACACTCCGcctcagcagcagcagccaccGTCGAAGCAGCAGCATCACACGCAAGTCACCGAAGTCGCGCGGCATCAGTCTTCATCGGCGACACAGTTGGTGCCGATCAGCTCAGAGCCTCGGGAGGGCGTCGGCGGCGGGGGCTTCGAGCCGCCATCGTCCTCGAGGTGGCCCAAGGCGGAGGTCCATGCTCTAATCAAGCTACGGAGCGGGCTGGATTCGAGGTACCAAGAGGCCGGGCCTAAGGGTCCCCTCTGGGAGGAGATCTCCGCGGGAATGCGGCGGCTCGGCTACAACCGGAACGCCAAGAGATGCAAGGAGAAGTGGGAGAACATCAACAAGTACTTCAAGAAGGTGAAGGAGAGCAGCAAGAATCGGCCCGAGGACTCCAAGACCTGCCCTTACTTCCACCAATTGGACGCTCTCTATCGCAAGAAACTGTTCggtagcagcagcggcagcggcggcggtggcagcaTCACCGTGGGAATTCCACAGCAGCAAGAGCAAGAAGCCAATCGCAGCCCGACGTCCGAAGAACAACACCGGCAGCAGCCTCCCGCCGAGGCCCCCGGCAAGAGCGGCAACGACAACGGTAACGGAAATGGTGGGAATGCTGAGGCCGGAGGAGGTCCCGCCGGCATCTGTGCGCAGACGAGCAACGGCGGACCTCCGCCCAGCTTCTTTGATGAAGGGATGAAGAAG AAGACATTGTGA
- the LOC103994241 gene encoding uncharacterized protein LOC103994241, with amino-acid sequence MTMTTTTSASIPAPVACSSTHRHCLPCTQRRGSAAASAAAVVALLLATSAWLSLVFSSPSIRLHWAHIRTSASPFRRASPPPLPGPSTRVPPPTGPPNRLRPLSLRHLVFGIGGSAHLWPRRREFVRLWWRPGAMRGHVWLDDRVPRPPRNSSLARSLPPVRVSEDISRFRYTNPTGHPSGLRIARILSETFRLGHRGSRWFVLVDDDTIVCPDNLVAVLAKYDWTEMAYVGSPSESHSANTYFSHAMAFGGGGIAISYPLAVALAGMMDECIERYPKLYGSDDRLHACISELGVPLSREYGFHQWDIRGNAHGLLAAHPVAPFVSIHHVEAVDPIYPGLSTLGSLKRFTKAMKADPMSFLQRSICYDKRRKLTFSVSLGYVVQVFPTIVLPRELERSEQTYIAWNKLNNRNEFDFDTRDTYRSVCKKPVLFFLRNVERDGNTTLGSYRRVKGRDNLKKKVFCFPRTPPLPDVNEIQVFGTPLSENWHLVPRRLCCKLNQRRYGTLKIAVGQCDHGASGSAAGSL; translated from the exons atgacgatgacgacgacgacgagcgcGAGCATCCCCGCACCCGTCGCCTGCTCCTCCACGCATCGCCACTGCCTTCCCTGCACCCAACGCCGAGGAAGCGCCGCCGCATCCGCCGCTGCCGTCGTCGCCCTCCTCCTCGCCACCTCCGCCTGGCTCTCCCTCGTCTTCTCCTCTCCCTCTATCCGCCTCCACTGGGCCCACATCCGGACCTCCGCCTCCCCCTTCCGCCGGGCCTCTCCTCCCCCGCTGCCCGGCCCCTCCACTCGAGTCCCTCCCCCTACTGGCCCTCCCAACCGCCTCCGCCCGCTCTCCCTCCGCCACCTCGTCTTCGGCATCGGCGGCTCCGCTCACCTCTGGCCGCGCCGCCGCGAGTTCGTCCGACTCTGGTGGCGGCCCGGCGCCATGCGTGGCCACGTCTGGCTCGACGACCGCGTGCCCCGCCCGCCCCGCAACTCCTCCCTCGCCCGATCCCTCCCCCCCGTCCGCGTCTCCGAGGACATCTCTCGGTTCCGATACACCAACCCCACCGGCCACCCCTCCGGCCTCCGCATCGCCCGCATCCTCTCCGAGACCTTCCGACTCGGCCACCGCGGCTCCCGGTGGTTTGTGCTCGTGGACGACGACACCATCGTCTGCCCTGATAACCTCGTCGCCGTGCTCGCCAAGTACGATTGGACCGAGATGGCGTATGTCGGGAGCCCATCGGAAAGTCACTCCGCCAACACCTACTTCAGCCACGCGATGGCATTCGGGGGCGGGGGGATCGCCATCAGCTATCCTCTTGCCGTAGCTCTCGCGGGGATGATGGACGAGTGCATCGAGAGGTATCCAAAGCTGTACGGCAGCGACGACCGGTTGCATGCATGCATCTCCGAGCTCGGTGTCCCTCTGAGTCGCGAGTACGGTTTCCACCAG TGGGATATCAGGGGAAATGCCCATGGTCTTTTGGCTGCTCACCCTGTTGCTCCTTTCGTATCAATTCACCATGTTGAAGCCGTTGACCCCATCTACCCTGGCTTGAGCACTCTTGGAAGCCTGAAGCGTTTCACCAAGGCTATGAAGGCTGATCCTATGAGTTTCTTGCAGCGGTCAATTTGTTACGACAAGAGGAGGAAGCTTACATTCTCAGTCTCTCTGGGTTACGTTGTCCAAGTGTTCCCAACCATTGTCCTTCCACGAGAGCTGGAACGTTCTGAACAGACTTATATAGCTTGGAATAAGCTTAACAACAGGAATGAGTTTGATTTTGACACAAGGGATACCTATAGGTCTGTTTGCAAGAAGCCAGTTCTGTTTTTCTTGAGAAATGTTGAAAGGGATGGAAATACAACGCTGGGTTCATATAGACGAGTTAAGGGGAGAGacaatctaaaaaaaaaagtattctgCTTTCCTCGAACACCTCCTCTACCTGACGTGAATGAAATCCAAGTCTTTGGTACTCCATTGAGCGAAAATTGGCACTTG GTGCCTAGAAGGTTATGCTGTAAACTAAATCAAAGACGTTATGGGACTCTGAAAATTGCAGTTGGGCAGTGTGATCATGGAGCTTCGGGGTCTGCCGCTGGTTCCCTTTGA